Genomic DNA from Xiphophorus hellerii strain 12219 chromosome 16, Xiphophorus_hellerii-4.1, whole genome shotgun sequence:
aagagcgaccgttaacaggtgtgctctgtgaaactagttggctgtaggctgctcagtctggctaattcacagggggaagaaggttgggacacctggatggaggtcgtcagaaaccaggcgaatctTTTCTCGAtgccagcttaaacagagtttacttcagttctagACAGGGTAAATctcagcagatttaggaaactcaattcaCCCGTTAgacggagagctggtagcacatctcccctctcagaagaggaagtagagagtgagagagtagagagaaGGGGTGGGTGTTGCGCAACACAAGTGGCGCCTGAACAGGGACCTGACATGAACAGGGACTCATGACGAATAATAGTAGGAAAGGCCCTTGTTCTAGGTGTGTAAAAACAGAAGTGTGATTCTGAATAGCGCACTTAGTGTGATAATCCTAAGGGAGTAGGATTACCAGTGACTGTCCAAGAGACGACCGCAGTCACcaccctcgcagtaactgtatggcGTGCAGGTGAGGAAGAGCTCTTACTGAGGATAAgtgaccagatccagacaatGAAGCTAGCAACCAAGTAGTCTGTTTTGCATCCCCACCTGAGGCGCTACAGGGGGCTTTGCAGACAGACAACTCGAACCAACAGACTGTTCGAGTTGAGGAAcctgtcatgttccgtgtttttctgtgtgtttattttgagtttcctgtgtatctgtgtctccatgttgtcctgtctccctttgattagtCCACAAGTGTTTCCCGTTCCCTGATTatctcctgtgtatttagtgtcacctgtgtgtctgtgtctttgtcgggtccttgtctagcTGTTGTCTCACTTGGCGTCCAGTTCCCTGTCGTCCGTGTGCCCAGTCACTCTCCCATCCTTCGTGTACCGGTTGCTACCAGCGTCGAGCCCaggcttccgctcggccgtgctacCCAGCTTTTGGATTTGGTGGACTGAGTACTTGTTGgacattattcattaaaaacatttatttcttcacaTCCTGGGTCTCCCGTCTGCTGTCTTCACCAACTCATACCGTTTCATGACAGAACTGTGATGGATGATCACTCCGAGGAGGAAAATCCCCAGGAAGAATCCCCAGGAAGAATCCCCAGGAAGAATCCCCAGGGAAGAAACCGGAGGAAGCCGGCCACTCAGATCCCttgaaaaatgaagagacctcaacagaactgcatcagcTTTCTACACAGCTACTGTGAATCAGACCTGAAGCAAGTGGAGAAGTTGGTTCCAAGAATGAGGAACTGACACATTAATCCCTGACAAAGAAATGTTGGCTCACTCTTGCTGGATTGGTTCGTGATGTAAtgctgacaagaaaagaaaagatcaaCCTGCAAGCATGcacaagaaacagagaaaagtatCATCAGCTGACGATGGATGAGGAAGTACACCGCATCCTCCACTGCAGAGGAACTCCATTCAtgtcacagaaagcagggaggcgaagacacttctcctttttgccCAGAGAAGGAAAGGGGAAGTTGCAGCGCAAagtgtcattaaaaacatggcagagagtttggattaaatCTCAAGATTGGCCTGCAGCCACAgtgatcaagctgagattcaacTCCCAAGGTTTTGTAAAGGAAGTACTGAACTGcaacacagtactactgatgaagaaaggggtccatgaggaagcagtgctcaagccagttcttagctaAAGTGAACCAGAACATTACAAGAAGATGGCCAAAGAATCAAGCACCATCCCATCCTATATTAGACTGGCCACTATTACAGGGTGGTTGctgttcaaagaacaacttcaaggctGTGGACTGGGAGggccctgaagaaattggactatgctaaagaagaactcctgtcacaAACTGATGGATCAAACTGGAAAAGGGGCTGAATGTGATATCAAACCAAACACAAGCTGAATTCACCCCTCGATGCATGGCATCAGACGCTTATTTCACAAGCCACACTGTAGACAAGCAACCTGAAGACATAACTGTGCCCCACACAATGGATTGCATCCAAAGAAAgaactgttttggtttttggggtttttttccaccTTCATCACACTTTAACCTGGAAAGGGAAAGGGTCGACACTTTCCTCCCAGGACCTGGCAACTGTTTCATCCTGATATCCAGAGCACATGTCCTGGATATTCAACGCTGTAAGTTTTGATGAAGGGGCccaaaaactgcagttttttaaaatgggaCAATTCCTGATGCCTCCGACAACTCCAGTACCCCTTAACGACCCCAGCTACGGGAAAGGATCACAATTACGGATAAAGCGTCATGCTGCTTATGCTTTTTGCATTGCTCTGCTGAATGTccaagatttgttgttgtttttttgaggccttctgCCTCAGCCCATCTTCCCTTCCCTAAAGgttgctctgcatccccagaaccagaaacaaacgaggagaagcagcattcagcatctatgcaccacaaatttggaacaaacttccagaaaactgtaaaacagctgaaacactgacttcttttaaatctcaactgaaaacccacctgtttagaattgtatttgaaatgtaatcaattacaaatttattgatgtaacttgacttaatgattgattctatattgcatggtgattctgtgtttgttatgatgtaaagcactttgaaatgtcttgctgctgaaatgtgctatacaaataaaatttgattgattgattgattgattaaaggaCCCTCCCACACCCTGAAGAACCGGCAGTTCATCCAGCGAAGGGGGTGTTGCACAACAACATCCTGTAAcagctgattttattcatttatgctGTGATGcttataaaactaaacaaatgtatttctgtGATTGAATGCAAATGTTGATGTATGTAAACAGCGCTGCTATGTTGCCATGTTCCTCTTGAAAAAGAGATTATAGATCTCAGCGAGGATTTTTATCTGGTTAAATAACGGTTATCATTATTAAAAGTattacttaaacatttaaaaagatccATCAATTTTTACCTTGTACATGGAAGGTTAAAActtattcagttttttgtgcTGTGTGGTTTATTCAGTACAACAAGGAAGTCTGTCAGGTCAGTACATTATCTGTTAGGATGTGGCgaagaataaaatctgattttgtttttgcatgttatAATTCCAAAAGGATATAAATTACATGTGGTAGAGGAGAAATACATTCTTAAATGTTCACTCTTGCATTCTTTTTTAACTGTTGGACAAATTAGTAAAacgtttttgtaaaaataatattttaagacAAGATCTGATTTACATCATTGTGAAAACTTTCAAAATCTCCACATACCTCGTTTCCTTGTTACTCACTTGGCACGACGTCTGGACCACAGACCACAGCAGAAtgtgtctctgtttctgtttagccAGAAATCGTCTGGATTATTGTTTTGATGCATCGTCCCCTAACAAACTCCTCCTCCTGTCTATTGCTGTCATCCAATGTGAGGGAAAAAACTGAAGTGAAGATTGTTGTTTACCCTGAGAAATTGACAAataagctaaatgaaaacataaaaaagttaccttaaaatgcaaaaggatcatttttatttttacaaattaaatcttAACCTTAAGTGAAACTTAAGGTTAAGGTTGTCAGACTCTGTTAATATTATCTTTTTACAGATGCTGTAAAAATTTACCTTTTACAGTGTAAGTACAATATTTCATATATGTATTTCTTGTACGTATCATCTTATTATACAGATATGTATGGGACGTGTATTGTCATGGGAGTGTTCTTTACTTCAGACATCATCTCAACAAAGCTGACCTAATATCAGTGATTTCAAGCTGGGtagagaaatacattttaatttattcaatggtaaaccaataaaacattacaataaacAACAACTCTGTTCACAAATTAATTGTTAAATATGTGAATTAAATCATGGAAGAGTAGAATGTCCAAATTTcctaaatatacattttacaagaAGCTAAAACAAAGTTTGGTTGTTATCACTGgataaatgtacaaaagttatttataaagTGTACATATCAGTATGAACATAAACACATTGATCAGATTTTTCCAACCACTTGCAAACACTTCAAATCAAAAGTGTTTTCTGATCGTTGTACTTTCATAGTTTTAGCTGATATATCACAACTACAGTGAAAGAAAACCAGATGGGCAAAAGTTAAAGACTAATAATGAATGTTAAAGTGAAGAGACAACCAGATTTTTAGACAGTTATTATTCTTAATGTCTAAACTTTgatctcttcctcctcctcagataaaccatgtgttgttttttggcTCGTCCTCGTTCCTGTGGTGAAGGATCCTCCACCGTAATGTCTAGCGAGGACATCCGCTGCCCTCTGGAACCTCTCTGCCTCGATGGCCGATTCCTCCTTGTGAgaagaacaggaagtgacatcaggCGTCCTCACAGACCCCCGGTCCTCCTTACGCTCCTTCCAGGTAAAGATAACTCTCCCGTTCACTTTGGAGCTCAAAGACATGCTGCACTGGGACGGGTTGGGGGAACTCGCTGTCGGGGTCTGAACGGGTGTCTCTGTCAGAGAGCTGGTGTCAGCTttatcctcttcctcctcttcctcgcctGCTGCTTGGCTGTGATTGGATACCTGCAGAGAGCTGGGGTTGTCAATCAAAGCCAACACCTCAGTCATTAGAGAAGGTCCGAGGTCGACGGTGAAGGAGGCCAGAGAGTCAGAGCGAGTCAACGCGCCGCAGCCGTTGTCTGCTGGAGACGTTCTCCACACGTCGCCATCTTGAATCTGTCTGTCAAGTCGAGAGACTCGAGGCAGAGTCAGAAATCCAGACTGGAGACctggaaagagaaaatgaaagcaaatgcCGGTTTAAGCTTGTGTTTAGATTAAGGGATTTCTTTTTCAATACAAACTTAGTTTAAAGAAAACGTGTTATATAGTGTTTGGTTAGTTTAAATCGTATTTCTCTGACCGGTTCCAGTTTGTCCATGCTAATGGTAAATCTTCCTCATGCAACATGAGTTAATTATTGAGAACCACAGGGTTTAGTGCTTGGGTCAATTTACCTTCACACCTGTCTTTTTAtataagacataaaaaatgttcacGTTTTTGGACCTGAGACAACTTAGAATGAGACAAGTAAGGCAGTCACATACGATGGATGCATTAATTTAAGACAAATATCTTGATGTCACAGTGGGGCGACATGAATAAACACACCAGTTGGCATCTttaacaaacattaaattatagGTGCTGAGATAGATAGAAGACAATGTGTGTGTTGCCCTTTAACCTATTGATATTGATACCTTGGTATTTGTCTTCAGTCAGCACATACTGATTCAATCCcataataaaaaagtttcaaGATAACCTTTTATTACTTAGTCATGATTATTCTTCCCACAAGGTTTGTAGAAAGCTTTCAGACTGGATTATCGTATTTCCTTATGATCCAAATACTAATAATTACCCATCAGGCGTCAGGACAAGCTTATCAGTCTAACCAAGTTATTTCTAagttacatgtttatttttttttacatcctgtTAAAATATTTGGGACACCTTTTTTCTAAAGAATGACTAAAGATGGAGGTCAACTCAACTCATTCATAAGCCTACCAGAAGATTGgctgaaaactgaaattgaaaattGGACtacattaatgtatttttattacattagtAGTACATATCCTgttaaatgaaacttttttttaataaggaGGAATTAAACACCACCTCTATTAAGATGTACATTGTTATAGTGTTTAGAGGAACCATTGAGACTAAAGGCTTCATTCACTCCAGTTCAGTTCATTGTGAACTGAACTGCAGCTTTAGTAGATTGTCTCCTCTGGCTGGAAGAGTTTCAAGTTTAAGTTTATGCAAGCTGGGTGGAGAGCCATATCTGACTTCCTGTTGATGCTGGATAGTAGTGagtttcatgttttgtgttGTGGAGCTCTGCTTGGTAGTCTGTACCTATAAACAAGAATATGTAAGGCATCATTATCTGACCCAGAAATTAGTAAGTAAATGTGAAAACCGTTAATATTAAGAACAGCACACTCTTTACAGACATTTGCTGTACATTGTGGATGTCATAAAATAGACAAAGAAACTATTTGGGTTTTTGCTCAGCAGTGCAGCTGTCTGACCAGAAGGTGGCGGTATAAACCAAGAGTTTAAGGGTTTCCCACTGTGTCATCCTGACGGGGCTAAACTCACAAGTTTCAACATCACAACTGTCTGgtcataaataataaacatttcagatagATATCACACTACTTAAAGAGAGTAGGAAAACAATAACTGTATGAAGGAAATCTCAAATTACCAAATTCACATAAATCTCATCAAATAATGTCCCATATGAACAGTTAGAGGTAAATATGGGTGTAAACGAAACCAAgtaattataaaacattaaacaaacacaactaTCCCCAAGATCTCTGCCTCTCTCTGTCCGTCCGATTGGGCTAATTCCTGTTGAGTTGGATAAGAAACTGGGAAAGGGGGCGAGGGGATTTCCATTCCCTACACACAGCTGGCTGACAGGCTCTGATTGGAGAGCAGATGCAACAAATGTTGGGTTTGTGCTCATTTTGTCaggcccacacacacaaacacgagAGATGACAGGAAATACCCGGTGAGTTTCTCTCCGCTCAGCGGAACGGTGTTTGTGTTTGTCGGTCTAATCGTGTGCAGGTGTTGCCAAGGTGAATCCAGATGAGTCAGAAGAAGCTGGGATGTTTGCTGGTTGTCTTGGAGGAATGTGGGGGGgaaagatgtaaaacaaaacgGAGGAGGTGGGTTTCGTCTTCTCTGTTTGCGTCTCCTGACTTTTATAGTTCTGTTTGATGAGTTAGATTTGCTTCGTGTTAAATCACTCTTACAATCTCATACGTTCagtactttgaaaaagtattcataccgctttggctttttcacattttctcccaCAACATCTACAGACTATCAGCTACAAACTGACACCAACTCAAAAAACACTTATTTATGCAGTGGGAGGAAAATACAAAGTATTATATGAATAACAACcttaaaagtgtggcttgcAATTTAGAAAAGTTCAAAACATAATCCCAAGTTTCCACAAAGCATGACTTAATCCATACATTTCCTGCGACTGACTGCTAACTTTTCGAGACATGGCCGTCCAACTTAACTTCCAGGTGGGGGAAGGAGaaaattaatcagagaagcagcaaagaggTCCATGGTAAATGTGAATGCACTGACAGCCACGTAGCAGATAAAGCAAACATGTAGAGGAAGGTGATCTGGtgatatgaaacaaaaatagaacCATGTGAACTACAcgaaaaacactgaaactggacCACTCCCTGAACACACTATACTGATATTGAAATTTGGAAGTGCTGTGGGTGAGCTTTTCATTAGCAGGTCCATGTTGGTTGAttggaaatgtaacaaaatgctggaagaaaacctgttggaggctGAAAAAGACTTGAGACCGAGACGaaagttcaccttccagctgCACACCGATCCAAACGAGAGCCATGTGTTAGATTGGCCTagccaaagtccagacctaaatccaacgGATAATCGGTGGCAAGACCTGAAAATTTCTACTTAAAGATTGTCTTCATCCAACCGGACTGAGCAAAGATTCAGTGAAAACTTTCagtggtgtgaatacttttgtaagctAAATGTCTTTTCAGCATCTCTGGGTtttcttgtacatttttatgcaCAATGTTTTATCAGTTGCTTTCACAAGAAGCATTGCTGCCTTTCAGAGAATCAGTTGTTCATTATTATCTTCACGGTCTTTAATAACTAACACCTGCAGGTTGTAAAACCCGCTGAAGGAAATGTCAAAAGTCCTCCTGAAAGTTGATGCCGACTTAAGACCGTAAAAGGTTTGGCCTGACTTGCTCTGACAGTGTTGATAATCTGACCGATCACGTTCTTTCACTTACCAGTGACGACCCATTCCATTAATCTTGATTTATTTGTTATGAAATAATCCTTGACACAGAGGATCATGCTTCATCGTCTAGTAAAACTATCATGTTTGAGTATGATCTCAACCTTTAGTATCTCTGCTCACTTCTAATGAAGATAATCCCCCTCTGTAAGATCCTTAACACCAATCCCATGCTGGCACGGATTATCTGTCTTATCTCACCATATGTGCAGAAGGAGTCATCCGCCGAGCCCATGGAGTTGGGGAACAGCGCCCTCTGCAGGCATCCGTTCACAGAGTCTATGTTCAGCTGAGGCAAAGAGATGGCGTTTTTAATGATGGGTGAGATGTCCGGAGGCGGGGACGACAGGTCCCGGGAGCCGCCCCGGGGCCGCGGCACAGAGGTCCTCCGCACGTGGCGGAAGGTGCGCGTGAAGAAGCCGGTGGACTTGGAGCTGCTCGCCGAGTCCGGGCTCCCCGGCTCCCGGATGCCGCCGTAGTTGCTGAGGAAGGACGTGTCGCCGAACACGTCGCCGCCGCGGCCCACATGCATGGTGTGTCGGAAGTCCCCGAGCGGGGGGCTGATCATGTCCACCGAGAGGTCGCTCTTGAAGCGACGCTTCCCCTGAGAGCCAGACACCAGGCCTTTGATTCCTGGCAGCTTTCCCAGACTCATGGTGGAAGAAAAAGTTGTGTAAAATCCCTTTTAAAATGACTGGTTGTGTCTTGAGTTTGAGTTCATGTCAGTCAAGTTTAGAAAATCTTTGGCTCCACTGTAAAACCAGAGAGAAAGAAACCAAATCAGTCAAGGACAGGAAGCATAAATGTTCAGCTGTTCAAATATTAAATCCATTCTTCATACATTCACTGCGCTTCCCGCTGCTTCTCTTTATGATCCGCGCCGTGGGATGCCAACACGGCCACTCTGTCTGCTTATATGCTTTTCTCTCTTCCCTGCACATCTTTCCCAAACAACCCAACTCCCTTTTCTCCTGCTCAGCAGCAGCTTTCAGTCACGACAGCATAACAAAGAGGAGAAATTACAAGGCCGCGCCGGGTCTCCTCTGGTTACCACAGTCCGTGCGGTTGGAGAGTTGTGGTCCGTCAGGGCACCGGGTATATTTGGTTCAGTGGATGGCTGCCCAGACATACACAATCCAACCGCATGTGTACATACACCGAAAGCTTGCTGTGAGATgaaggcaataaaaaaagacttgagTTTACTTTTAATTCTATATTTTGTAGACATCGGGAACTGAACTGATCTCAGTTGGAGTTCGCCGCCTTAAGAGGATCACCTCCCCAGGAAACCGTCCAAAGCTACAACGTGCGCGGCCTTTTACCCAAACCTACGAAAGTTTCTTGTGGTTAAACGTCATCTTCCGGAGGCGGGCCAGCTTTCTTGCTGAAAGTTAAGCAACTCTTaagagaaaatgtaaagaatctCACAAAGTGCAGCGCAGTTTTCTCTCCTTACTCTTATCTTATTAACCTACAAACACTTTATAcgttttttctttccttgtaCGATTACAGCACGCTTGAAATTTCCTACaaacaaagaattaaataatttcttactGTAAGTGAGGCCTGGTCACAAAGTCCAGCAAGACCTTCAGTGTCTCTCTGTCAGACCAAGGTGAAAAGGCAGGGGTCCATAATCACATGCTGAAAAGCATCCATGTGTGGCACCATGCAGTCTGTCAGGACATCCTGTCGCTTCTCTTCTCAGTCCACCGCTTCCTCTGCACCAAAGATCCAAGTCCGCGCCGAATCAAAACCGTCACAGAAGAATTTGGACGCGCCGTCGTAAAGCGTTTAAATCCAGGAACTGTTTTGTCTGCATCGTCCTGGAAGAACGGCAAAACTCCCCCCAGGATTGTTCGTTGGCCTGGATTAGCTGCTAATCCTCTCTGTGTGTCTCCCCTCCCTGCCCCGACTCCCTCGATCGGTGGCTGCCTTCTTCAATCCACTTAGTCCCTCAGAGTTTTCCAGGTGGCGGCGGGGGGcctctgttttcatttagttCACATTAGGAAGGCTAAAgaccagagagagaaaaggagagagCAGTCAGTGGTTTATCAGGGCGAAGGCAAGGAGCATTCAGGCGAACATAAAAACATTAGGAAACTTTGGTCTGATTGATGctttttcactgtaaaacaaacCTGACAGTGTAAGAGGCTTAAGTTGGGGTCTCTTGCCAGATTTCATAATGTTACATAGTTTACAATTAGGCTTATTTAACCAATGAGAGAGATGGTCAACAAAAAAGTTACTTGACTCGGCTCCTTTTGA
This window encodes:
- the cdc42ep1b gene encoding cdc42 effector protein 1b, whose protein sequence is MSLGKLPGIKGLVSGSQGKRRFKSDLSVDMISPPLGDFRHTMHVGRGGDVFGDTSFLSNYGGIREPGSPDSASSSKSTGFFTRTFRHVRRTSVPRPRGGSRDLSSPPPDISPIIKNAISLPQLNIDSVNGCLQRALFPNSMGSADDSFCTYGLQSGFLTLPRVSRLDRQIQDGDVWRTSPADNGCGALTRSDSLASFTVDLGPSLMTEVLALIDNPSSLQVSNHSQAAGEEEEEEDKADTSSLTETPVQTPTASSPNPSQCSMSLSSKVNGRVIFTWKERKEDRGSVRTPDVTSCSSHKEESAIEAERFQRAADVLARHYGGGSFTTGTRTSQKTTHGLSEEEEEIKV